Proteins encoded together in one Columba livia isolate bColLiv1 breed racing homer chromosome 3, bColLiv1.pat.W.v2, whole genome shotgun sequence window:
- the PPM1B gene encoding protein phosphatase 1B isoform X2 gives MGAFLDKPKTEKHNAHGAGNGLRYGLSSMQGWRVEMEDAHTAVVGIPHGLEDWSFFAVYDGHAGSRVANYCSTHLLEHITNNEDFRATEKPGSALEPSVENVKSGIRTGFLKIDEYMRNFSDLRNGMDRSGSTAVGVLISPEHVYFINCGDSRAVLYRNGQVCFSTQDHKPCNPREKERIQNAGGSVMIQRVNGSLAVSRALGDYDYKCVDGKGPTEQLVSPEPEVCEILRADEDEFIILACDGIWDVMSNEELCEFVKSRLEVSDDLEKVCNWVVDTCLHKGSRDNMSIVLVCFSNAPKVSDEAVKKDAELDKYLESRVEEIMEKSGEEGMPDLAHVIRILTAENIPNLPPGGGLAGKRNIIEAVYSRLNPHRENEAGAGDLEDPW, from the exons ATGGGTGCATTTTTGGATAAaccaaaaactgaaaaacataaTGCTCACGGTGCAGGAAATGGCTTGCGTTATGGCCTCAGCAGTATGCAGGGATGGAGAGTGGAAATGGAAGATGCTCACACAGCTGTTGTAGGTATTCCCCACGGCTTAGAGGACTGGTCCTTTTTTGCTGTCTATGATGGTCACGCAGGATCTCGAGTGGCAAATTATTGCTCCACGCACTTGTTAGAACACATCACTAACAATGAAGACTTTAGGGCGACAGAAAAACCTGGATCTGCTCTTGAACCTTCAGTGGAAAATGTCAAGAGTGGAATCAGAACTGGCTTTTTGAAAATTGATGAGTATATGCGCAATTTCTCAGACCTCAGAAATGGAATGGACAGAAGTGGCTCAACAGCAGTGGGAGTTTTGATTTCACCTGAGCATGTGTACTTTATCAATTGTGGTGATTCACGGGCTGTTCTCTATAGGAATGGACAAGTCTGTTTTTCAACACAGGATCACAAACCTTGCAACCCAAGGGAGAAGGAGCGAATCCAGAATGCAGGAGGCAGTGTAATGATTCAGCGTGTTAATGGTTCATTGGCAGTTTCTCGAGCTCTGGGGGACTATGACTACAAATGTGTTGACGGTAAAGGCCCTACAGAACAACTTGTTTCTCCAGAGCCTGAGGTTTGTGAGATTTTAAGGGCAGATGAAGATGAATTTATCATCTTGGCTTGTGATGGAATCTGGGATGTAATGAGCAATGAAGAGCTCTGTGAATTTGTTAAGTCTAGACTTGAAGTATCAGATGACCTGGAAAAAGTGTGCAATTGGGTAGTGGACACTTGTTTACATAAG GGGAGTCGTGATAACATGAGTATCGTACTAGTGTGTTTTTCAAATGCTCCTAAGGTCTCAGATGAGGCAGTGAAAAAAGATGCTGAGTTGGATAAGTACTTGGAATCACGGGTTGAAG aaattatgGAAAAATCGGGTGAAGAAGGAATGCCTGATCTCGCTCATGTTATTCGTATTTTAACTGCGGAGAATATCCCTAATTTACCACCAGGAGGTGGCTTAGCTGGCAA GCGTAATATTATTGAAGCTGTGTATAGTAGGCTGAATccacacagagaaaatgagGCG GGTGCTGGAGATCTAGAAGATCCGTGGTAG
- the PPM1B gene encoding protein phosphatase 1B isoform X1: MGAFLDKPKTEKHNAHGAGNGLRYGLSSMQGWRVEMEDAHTAVVGIPHGLEDWSFFAVYDGHAGSRVANYCSTHLLEHITNNEDFRATEKPGSALEPSVENVKSGIRTGFLKIDEYMRNFSDLRNGMDRSGSTAVGVLISPEHVYFINCGDSRAVLYRNGQVCFSTQDHKPCNPREKERIQNAGGSVMIQRVNGSLAVSRALGDYDYKCVDGKGPTEQLVSPEPEVCEILRADEDEFIILACDGIWDVMSNEELCEFVKSRLEVSDDLEKVCNWVVDTCLHKGSRDNMSIVLVCFSNAPKVSDEAVKKDAELDKYLESRVEEIMEKSGEEGMPDLAHVIRILTAENIPNLPPGGGLAGKRNIIEAVYSRLNPHRENEADPGEAEDSGTQGKLVEALRQMRINHRGNYRHLLEEMLSSYRLAKMQGEESTSGSAAASTSDTRAGPSDPVPDTPTESGHHLAESQSSNEDSGMSDKQT, translated from the exons ATGGGTGCATTTTTGGATAAaccaaaaactgaaaaacataaTGCTCACGGTGCAGGAAATGGCTTGCGTTATGGCCTCAGCAGTATGCAGGGATGGAGAGTGGAAATGGAAGATGCTCACACAGCTGTTGTAGGTATTCCCCACGGCTTAGAGGACTGGTCCTTTTTTGCTGTCTATGATGGTCACGCAGGATCTCGAGTGGCAAATTATTGCTCCACGCACTTGTTAGAACACATCACTAACAATGAAGACTTTAGGGCGACAGAAAAACCTGGATCTGCTCTTGAACCTTCAGTGGAAAATGTCAAGAGTGGAATCAGAACTGGCTTTTTGAAAATTGATGAGTATATGCGCAATTTCTCAGACCTCAGAAATGGAATGGACAGAAGTGGCTCAACAGCAGTGGGAGTTTTGATTTCACCTGAGCATGTGTACTTTATCAATTGTGGTGATTCACGGGCTGTTCTCTATAGGAATGGACAAGTCTGTTTTTCAACACAGGATCACAAACCTTGCAACCCAAGGGAGAAGGAGCGAATCCAGAATGCAGGAGGCAGTGTAATGATTCAGCGTGTTAATGGTTCATTGGCAGTTTCTCGAGCTCTGGGGGACTATGACTACAAATGTGTTGACGGTAAAGGCCCTACAGAACAACTTGTTTCTCCAGAGCCTGAGGTTTGTGAGATTTTAAGGGCAGATGAAGATGAATTTATCATCTTGGCTTGTGATGGAATCTGGGATGTAATGAGCAATGAAGAGCTCTGTGAATTTGTTAAGTCTAGACTTGAAGTATCAGATGACCTGGAAAAAGTGTGCAATTGGGTAGTGGACACTTGTTTACATAAG GGGAGTCGTGATAACATGAGTATCGTACTAGTGTGTTTTTCAAATGCTCCTAAGGTCTCAGATGAGGCAGTGAAAAAAGATGCTGAGTTGGATAAGTACTTGGAATCACGGGTTGAAG aaattatgGAAAAATCGGGTGAAGAAGGAATGCCTGATCTCGCTCATGTTATTCGTATTTTAACTGCGGAGAATATCCCTAATTTACCACCAGGAGGTGGCTTAGCTGGCAA GCGTAATATTATTGAAGCTGTGTATAGTAGGCTGAATccacacagagaaaatgagGCG GACCCTGGCGAAGCCGAGGACAGTGGAACGCAGGGAAAATTGGTGGAAGCGCTCAGGCAAATGAGAATTAATCATAGGGGGAACTACCGCCACCTCCTGGAAGAGATGCTGAGTAGTTACAGGCTAGCTAAGATGCAGGGAGAAGAGTCCACTTCTGGATCAGCCGCAGCATCTACCTCAGATACTCGTGCTGGACCCAGTGACCCCGTACCAGACACCCCCACAGAATCTGGGCATCACCTTGCTGAAAGCCAGAGCTCAAATGAAGATTCAGGGATGAGTGATAAACAGACATAA